Below is a window of Brachyspira sp. SAP_772 DNA.
ATATATTCTTTAAAAAATACAAACAAATAAAAAAAATTATGAAAGAAATATTAAAAGAATATAATAATATTACYATAGATAATATAGAAGAAGTAGCTCAATATATATATGAATTGCTAAAAGACGGTGATTTAATTATAATGAATGGGGATTTRGGCTTTGGAAAAACTACTTTTGTAAGACTTCTTTCAAGACTGCTTCAAAGTGATGACATAGTAAGCAGCCCATCTTTTACTTTAATAAATGAGTATAATATTATATTAAATAACAAAGAAACTATACTTCGCCATGTTGATCTTTATAGACTTTCTTCTGTGGCTGAACTTGATGATATTGGATTT
It encodes the following:
- the tsaE gene encoding tRNA (adenosine(37)-N6)-threonylcarbamoyltransferase complex ATPase subunit type 1 TsaE, which encodes MKEILKEYNNITIDNIEEVAQYIYELLKDGDLIIMNGDLGFGKTTFVRLLSRLLQSDDIVSSPSFTLINEYNIILNNKETILRHVDLYRLSSVAELDDIGF